One Syngnathoides biaculeatus isolate LvHL_M chromosome 4, ASM1980259v1, whole genome shotgun sequence DNA window includes the following coding sequences:
- the coq2 gene encoding 4-hydroxybenzoate polyprenyltransferase, mitochondrial, whose amino-acid sequence MRHAPCPPRRPTMLSTKLTCWDTVIALRRFLWHPGCLSSLCTLPHRNEPWSDTLRARPWVHRTVWSSIGHGRRTFSVSATAIVNAAPGPVQPYLRLMRLDKPIGTWLLYLPCTWSIALAAEPGCLPDLGMLGLFGTGAVLMRGAGCTINDMWDEDFDKKVSRTATRPIACGDVSRLQALVFLGGQLSLALGVLVCLNYYSIALGAASLSLVVTYPLMKRVTYWPQLVLGLAINWGALLGWAAVRGACDWSVCLPLYFSGVMWTLTYDTIYAHQDKEDDVKVGVKSTALRFGEQTKPWLCGFTAAMMAGLVMAGVHAEQTLPYYVSLAAVTFHLMHQISTLDMDKPEDCWKKFVSNRNLGLVLLLGIIAGNLWKEREEKRAK is encoded by the exons ATGAGACACGCCCCTTGCCCCCCCCGGAGACCCACTATGCTCTCAACCAAACTCACCTGCTGGGATACAGTGATCGCCCTCAGGAGGTTCCTCTGGCATCCCGGTTGCCTCTCCAGCCTCTGTACCCTCCCCCACAGGAATGAGCCATGGTCCGACACACTCCGTGCGCGTCCCTGGGTCCACAGAACCGTCTGGTCATCAATTGGTCATGGAAGGAGGACGTTCAGCGTGTCCGCAACAGCAATAGTAAACGCAGCCCCGGGGCCTGTCCAGCCATATCTTCGCTTAATGAGGCTGGACAAACCAATCG GCACGTGGCTGCTGTACCTTCCGTGCACGTGGAGCATCGCCCTGGCTGCCGAGCCGGGCTGCCTTCCGGACTTAGGGATGCTGGGCCTGTTTGGTACGGGGGCCGTACTGATGCGAGGCGCCGGCTGCACCATCAATGATATGTGGGACGAAGACTTTGACAAGAAG GTGAGCCGGACAGCCACGAGGCCCATTGCGTGCGGGGACGTTTCCCGTCTCCAGGCTCTGGTGTTCTTGGGAGGGCAGCTGTCGCTCGCTCTCGGTGTGCTTGTCTGCCTCAACTATTACAG tATCGCTCTGGGCGCCGCCTCCTTATCTCTTGTGGTCACGTACCCACTGATGAAGAGGGTCACTTATTGGCCTCAGCTGGTGCTCG GTCTGGCCATCAATTGGGGGGCACTGTTGGGTTGGGCCGCTGTCCGGGGTGCCTGCGATTGGTCGGTGTGTCTCCCTCTCTACTTCTCCGGCGTCATGTGGACACTCACCTACGACACCATTTATGCACATCAG GACAAGGAGGATGACGTCAAGGTGGGCGTCAAGTCGACGGCGCTCAGATTCGGCGAGCAGACCAAGCCTTGGCTGTGCGGCTTCACGGCAGCCATGATGGCTGGCCTGGTAATGGCGGGAGTCCACGCCGAACAGACCCTCCCGTACTACGTCTCCCTCGCTGCCGTCACATTTCACCTCATGCATCAG ATTTCCACCCTCGACATGGACAAGCCAGAGGACTGTTGGAAGAAGTTTGTATCCAACAGAAACCTGGGACTTGTGCTACTTTTAGGAATCATCGCTGGTAACCTGTggaaagaaagagaagagaaaagagCAAAATAA